A DNA window from candidate division WOR-3 bacterium contains the following coding sequences:
- a CDS encoding glutamate-5-semialdehyde dehydrogenase, with the protein MGIKEEVIAQAKKAKEASRVLAKASTNQKNEALLNMAKNLEDSIDKIIAANKKDMSSAKKAGLSKVLLDRLELNEKRIKGMTKGLREVVQLEDPVGEIIGMKRRPNGLEVGKVRVPLGVIGIIYEARPNVTVDVAGLCLKSGNAVILRGGSEAFNSNKILTEIIQDGISKVGLPRESVQLIQTTDRKAVDVLLKLNEYLDVLIPRGGESLIKRVVRESRVPVIETGTGNCHVYVDSYADIDMAIKIVYNAKTDRPSVCNAAETLLVHKDIAEKFLPLMYKKFSEKNVELRGCPLTRKILPDIKKATEEDWYKEYLDYIMAVKIVNDIDEAINHINKYSSKHSEAIVTNHYENANKFLREVDSAAVYVNASTRFTDGGEFGLGAEIGISTQKLHARGPMGLTELTSTKFIIRGNGQIRET; encoded by the coding sequence ATGGGGATAAAAGAAGAAGTAATCGCTCAGGCAAAAAAGGCAAAAGAAGCTTCAAGAGTTTTAGCTAAAGCTTCAACAAATCAAAAGAATGAAGCCTTGCTTAATATGGCTAAAAATTTGGAAGATTCTATTGATAAAATAATTGCTGCTAATAAAAAAGATATGAGCTCTGCAAAAAAAGCAGGGCTTAGCAAGGTCCTTTTGGACAGATTAGAACTAAACGAAAAAAGAATTAAAGGAATGACAAAAGGGCTTAGAGAAGTTGTTCAGTTAGAAGATCCAGTTGGAGAAATTATTGGAATGAAAAGAAGACCTAATGGTCTTGAAGTTGGAAAAGTGAGAGTTCCTCTTGGAGTAATTGGAATAATCTACGAAGCAAGACCAAATGTTACTGTAGATGTTGCTGGTCTATGTCTTAAATCTGGAAATGCTGTTATTCTTAGAGGTGGTTCTGAAGCTTTTAATTCTAATAAGATATTAACGGAAATAATTCAAGATGGAATTAGTAAGGTTGGTTTACCGAGGGAATCCGTCCAATTAATCCAAACAACGGATCGCAAAGCTGTTGATGTTTTATTAAAATTAAACGAATATTTAGATGTTTTAATCCCAAGAGGTGGAGAAAGCTTAATCAAACGAGTTGTAAGAGAATCGAGAGTTCCAGTTATAGAAACAGGAACAGGAAATTGCCATGTTTATGTAGATTCCTATGCAGACATTGATATGGCTATTAAAATTGTTTATAATGCAAAAACAGACCGCCCCAGTGTTTGCAACGCAGCAGAAACTCTTCTTGTCCACAAAGACATTGCAGAAAAGTTTCTTCCCCTTATGTATAAGAAATTTTCTGAAAAAAATGTAGAACTTAGAGGATGTCCTCTTACAAGAAAGATTCTACCTGATATAAAAAAAGCAACCGAAGAAGATTGGTATAAAGAATACCTTGATTACATTATGGCAGTGAAAATTGTGAATGATATTGATGAGGCTATAAATCACATAAATAAGTATAGCTCTAAACACTCTGAAGCTATTGTCACAAACCACTATGAGAATGCAAATAAATTTTTAAGAGAGGTTGATTCCGCAGCTGTATATGTTAATGCTTCCACAAGGTTTACTGATGGAGGAGAATTTGGGCTTGGAGCGGAAATTGGAATAAGCACTCAAAAGCTCCATGCAAGGGGGCCTATGGGCCTTACTGAACTTACATCCACCAAATTCATAATAAGAGGCAACGGGCAAATAAGAGAGACTTAA
- a CDS encoding T9SS type A sorting domain-containing protein: MKKFLVLFLAFVLLVLPALAVTVDFEDREIDSENIRPFAKYRLWKDRAIPAPKVIGSEQGLPVRHGTRGLLLPLVDTSGLLTTTSRWLLIAKDSARGGGPTQNAFDQEICNSLQFGDTLWYYLYVPSSAVQKVDSIVIFERDSDWTHDLYTIYHIQDLTPDAWNELISTVSETNYKGEALQLRFIQTDFEIYSDSSYLNPACSLYFDYFSTDGPYGILIKDKNGIKLEALINKIKISSEKSALAMVSVYGVDGSKKMDLPIMIPNEVELTDLPAGVYFVRVVSGPGSAQITKLLVVK; encoded by the coding sequence GTGAAGAAATTCTTGGTGTTATTCTTGGCTTTTGTGCTTCTTGTGCTTCCTGCTCTTGCAGTCACAGTAGACTTTGAAGATAGGGAGATAGACTCCGAGAACATTAGACCTTTTGCCAAATATAGACTCTGGAAAGATAGAGCTATTCCAGCCCCTAAGGTTATAGGAAGTGAGCAAGGACTTCCGGTTCGCCATGGAACAAGGGGACTTTTACTCCCACTTGTTGATACTTCTGGCTTATTAACAACTACATCGAGATGGCTCCTTATTGCAAAAGATTCTGCAAGAGGTGGAGGACCTACTCAGAACGCTTTTGACCAAGAAATCTGCAATAGCTTACAATTCGGTGATACATTATGGTATTATCTATATGTCCCAAGTAGCGCTGTTCAAAAGGTAGATTCTATTGTAATTTTTGAGAGAGACTCTGACTGGACTCACGACCTTTACACAATTTATCATATTCAGGATCTTACTCCAGATGCATGGAATGAGCTAATATCAACTGTTTCAGAGACCAATTATAAGGGCGAAGCTCTACAACTCCGCTTTATTCAGACAGACTTTGAAATTTATTCTGATTCAAGTTACTTAAACCCAGCTTGTTCACTCTATTTTGACTACTTCTCTACAGATGGACCATATGGCATTTTAATAAAAGATAAAAATGGAATAAAGCTTGAAGCTTTAATCAACAAGATAAAAATTTCTTCGGAAAAATCGGCTCTTGCAATGGTTTCTGTTTACGGAGTGGATGGAAGTAAGAAGATGGATTTACCAATAATGATTCCGAACGAAGTTGAACTTACTGATTTACCAGCCGGTGTATACTTTGTTAGAGTTGTCTCGGGCCCTGGCTCTGCCCAGATAACAAAGCTTTTAGTTGTTAAGTAA
- a CDS encoding methyltransferase domain-containing protein: protein MLDKEIFIDSFLGPGKKAIDMGSWDNIEPSVFLASRGLTVFAIDRYQRMLDFEERLIESFEKKRISREVFERIFPLKADANCLPFSEESIDGIFFIYSVPWLEQFGTEPLSAYKEAMRVLKNNGLIFIIESTIERAEIQMGLLSTMMKAERLENVVVGKKHSKEREFF, encoded by the coding sequence ATGTTAGACAAAGAAATTTTTATTGATTCTTTTTTGGGTCCTGGAAAAAAAGCAATAGATATGGGCTCGTGGGATAATATTGAACCTTCTGTGTTTTTGGCTTCGAGAGGGTTAACAGTTTTCGCTATAGATCGCTACCAAAGGATGTTAGATTTTGAAGAGAGGCTTATAGAATCCTTTGAGAAAAAGAGAATTAGTAGGGAAGTATTTGAGAGGATTTTTCCTTTGAAAGCGGATGCAAATTGCCTTCCATTTTCCGAGGAGTCAATTGATGGAATTTTTTTTATTTATTCTGTTCCGTGGTTAGAACAGTTTGGAACGGAACCTTTGAGCGCTTATAAAGAGGCTATGAGGGTTTTAAAGAATAATGGGCTAATATTCATAATAGAATCAACTATAGAACGTGCAGAAATTCAAATGGGTCTTTTAAGCACAATGATGAAAGCAGAAAGATTGGAGAATGTTGTTGTGGGAAAGAAGCATTCTAAGGAAAGAGAGTTCTTTTAA
- a CDS encoding NADP-dependent malic enzyme: MEKENEIIENLKRKAKLPEEIAPRWHEFYKGKIEVSVKCSVSKLEDFSVWYTPGVAEPCRMIYKDPSLIYKFTNKWNNVAVISDGTRVLGLGDIGPFASLPVMEGKCLLFKYLGGVSAFPLVLDTKDPEKFIETVKIVSPSFGGINLEDIENPKCFYILDRLRNDLEIPVWHDDQQGTASIELAGIINALKLVGKEIHKAKFSIIGAGAANIALCRILFKAGVDPKNVVVADSKGILHKGREDLERNKEFNPYKWELACITNGEDKKGDIGEAIEGTDVMVSASTPGPGTIKKEWIRKMNKDAIVFAVANPIPEIWPWEAKEAGARIVGTGRSDFENQINNSLGFPGIFRGTLDVNAKTITDEMIIAASYAIAKTAEEKGLKETYIVPSMDEWEVFVNEAVAVGLKAIEEGVARVYLSENELRNKAIEIITKSRNETQLLIKEGLIKPPPM, from the coding sequence ATGGAGAAAGAAAATGAAATAATAGAAAATTTAAAAAGGAAGGCTAAACTTCCAGAGGAGATAGCTCCAAGGTGGCACGAATTTTACAAAGGGAAAATAGAAGTTTCTGTAAAGTGTTCTGTAAGTAAATTAGAAGACTTTAGCGTTTGGTATACTCCCGGGGTAGCAGAACCCTGTAGAATGATTTATAAAGATCCTTCTCTTATCTACAAATTTACGAATAAATGGAATAATGTAGCGGTAATCTCTGATGGCACAAGAGTTCTTGGACTTGGAGATATTGGCCCTTTTGCAAGTTTGCCGGTGATGGAAGGGAAATGTCTTCTCTTTAAATATCTTGGAGGAGTGAGTGCCTTTCCTTTGGTTCTGGATACAAAAGATCCAGAGAAATTTATTGAGACAGTGAAAATAGTTTCCCCTTCCTTTGGAGGAATAAATCTTGAGGATATTGAAAACCCTAAATGTTTTTATATTCTTGATAGACTCCGTAATGACCTTGAAATTCCTGTTTGGCATGATGATCAACAAGGGACTGCTTCTATAGAACTTGCGGGTATCATTAATGCGTTGAAATTGGTTGGAAAAGAGATTCATAAAGCGAAGTTTTCAATTATAGGAGCTGGAGCAGCAAATATTGCTCTTTGTAGAATTCTTTTTAAGGCTGGGGTAGATCCAAAAAATGTTGTGGTTGCTGATAGTAAAGGAATTCTTCATAAAGGTAGAGAAGATCTTGAGAGAAATAAGGAGTTTAATCCTTATAAATGGGAACTTGCTTGTATAACAAATGGAGAAGATAAAAAAGGTGATATAGGAGAAGCTATAGAAGGAACTGATGTTATGGTTTCAGCTTCTACTCCCGGACCCGGCACAATAAAAAAAGAGTGGATTAGAAAAATGAATAAGGATGCAATTGTTTTTGCGGTGGCGAATCCAATTCCAGAGATATGGCCTTGGGAAGCAAAAGAGGCGGGAGCGAGGATTGTAGGGACTGGTCGCTCAGACTTTGAGAATCAAATAAATAATTCTCTTGGTTTTCCGGGAATTTTTAGAGGAACTCTTGATGTAAATGCAAAGACAATAACTGATGAAATGATAATAGCTGCATCTTATGCTATTGCAAAAACAGCTGAAGAGAAAGGCTTAAAAGAAACTTACATTGTTCCTTCGATGGATGAATGGGAGGTTTTCGTTAATGAAGCTGTTGCAGTAGGACTTAAAGCGATCGAAGAGGGAGTTGCGAGAGTTTATTTGAGTGAAAACGAATTGAGGAATAAAGCTATAGAAATAATAACCAAATCAAGAAATGAAACCCAACTTCTTATAAAAGAGGGATTAATAAAACCTCCTCCTATGTAA
- the uxaC gene encoding glucuronate isomerase, with product MKFLDNRYLLETKIAEELFERVKSLPILDLHSHVDVKEVLEDKSPKDIWEIVGATDHYVWELMRRRGVSEDKITGDASNKEKWFALAEVFPSFAGNPTYEWIHLDLKRRFGIKKLISKETAMEIWEEASSILKRGDLSPRRLLKEMKVELMCTTDDTIDDLKNHEMIKKEMDSPIILPTWRADKAIEIEKKDKWKNYIERLGEITKENTSRISGLISALEKRQRYFKEHGCISCDFGLERPYSFPVREKEVSLIYDKAYRGMELTQEEVSKFKAFMLYEIGKINKDAGWFIQLHIGALRNYRGKLYKTLGADSGGDISTQNIDFAEGLRYFLNEFEDLIIVLYCLDPTHLPTITTIARAFPNVMIGAPWWFNDSPFGIEFHLNYTSSVDLLANCLGMVSDSRKLLSYGSRIEVFRRTLCNVVGKMVERGQIPFEVALRIVEDVSYLNTKRLVKL from the coding sequence ATGAAATTTTTAGATAATAGATATCTTTTAGAAACAAAAATTGCCGAGGAGCTTTTTGAGAGAGTTAAAAGTTTACCAATTTTAGATCTCCATTCTCATGTTGATGTAAAAGAAGTTTTAGAAGATAAATCACCCAAAGATATTTGGGAAATAGTGGGAGCAACTGATCATTATGTTTGGGAATTGATGCGTAGAAGAGGTGTTAGTGAAGATAAGATTACTGGTGATGCTTCAAATAAGGAGAAATGGTTTGCTCTTGCAGAAGTTTTTCCTTCTTTTGCTGGGAATCCTACTTATGAGTGGATTCATTTGGATTTAAAAAGGAGATTTGGGATAAAAAAGCTTATATCAAAAGAAACTGCTATGGAAATATGGGAAGAAGCCTCTTCTATTTTGAAAAGAGGAGATCTTTCACCAAGGAGATTATTGAAAGAGATGAAAGTAGAGCTTATGTGCACAACTGATGATACGATAGATGATTTGAAGAATCATGAAATGATTAAAAAAGAAATGGATAGTCCGATAATCCTTCCCACTTGGCGCGCTGATAAAGCTATTGAGATTGAGAAAAAAGATAAATGGAAAAATTATATAGAAAGGTTAGGAGAAATTACAAAGGAAAATACCTCTCGTATTTCTGGGCTAATTTCAGCTTTAGAAAAACGCCAAAGATATTTTAAAGAACATGGGTGTATTTCCTGTGATTTTGGATTGGAGAGGCCTTATTCTTTTCCTGTGAGAGAAAAAGAAGTCTCTTTGATTTATGATAAAGCATATAGAGGAATGGAATTGACTCAAGAAGAGGTAAGTAAATTTAAGGCTTTTATGCTTTATGAGATTGGGAAAATAAATAAAGATGCGGGTTGGTTTATTCAACTTCATATTGGGGCTTTGAGAAATTATAGGGGAAAATTATATAAGACTCTTGGCGCTGATTCTGGAGGTGATATTTCAACTCAAAATATAGATTTCGCAGAAGGATTGAGATATTTTCTAAATGAATTTGAAGATCTTATAATTGTGCTTTATTGTTTAGATCCTACCCATCTTCCTACAATTACAACAATTGCACGAGCTTTTCCTAATGTGATGATAGGAGCTCCATGGTGGTTTAACGATAGTCCTTTTGGAATTGAATTTCATCTTAATTACACGAGTTCTGTAGATCTTCTTGCAAACTGTTTGGGAATGGTGAGTGATTCAAGAAAGCTTTTATCTTATGGTTCTAGGATTGAGGTTTTTAGAAGAACTTTATGTAATGTGGTTGGAAAGATGGTTGAAAGAGGTCAGATTCCTTTTGAAGTGGCTCTTAGAATTGTTGAAGATGTTTCTTATCTGAACACAAAAAGACTTGTGAAATTATAA
- a CDS encoding FumA C-terminus/TtdB family hydratase beta subunit, whose translation MKKFYLKTPLLEKDVKILSIGDIIFLTGKVFTARDETHKRLIELKKNEKELPFNLHEMALFHSGPIVRKEKGKWVVLSGGPTTSIRMENLESDFLSLFNVKMIIGKGGMGEKTLKALERVGAVYTHFPGGAGVLAAKCIKKVENVYFLEELGIPEALWILEVENFGPLLVTMDARGNSFYNDLMRKWMKNLEKIKRRIIKEL comes from the coding sequence ATGAAAAAGTTTTACCTTAAAACCCCTCTTTTAGAAAAAGACGTTAAAATTTTATCTATTGGGGATATTATTTTCTTAACTGGTAAGGTTTTTACCGCAAGGGATGAAACCCATAAAAGATTAATTGAATTAAAAAAGAATGAAAAGGAACTTCCTTTTAATCTTCATGAAATGGCTCTTTTTCATTCAGGACCCATTGTAAGAAAGGAGAAAGGTAAATGGGTAGTGCTATCAGGAGGGCCAACAACTTCAATCCGGATGGAAAATCTTGAAAGTGATTTTTTGAGTTTGTTTAATGTGAAAATGATAATTGGTAAAGGGGGAATGGGAGAGAAGACTTTAAAAGCTTTAGAGAGAGTGGGTGCAGTTTATACTCATTTTCCAGGAGGAGCAGGAGTTCTTGCTGCAAAATGTATAAAGAAAGTAGAAAATGTTTATTTCTTGGAGGAGCTTGGAATACCAGAAGCTCTTTGGATTTTAGAAGTTGAAAACTTTGGACCTCTTTTGGTAACTATGGATGCAAGGGGAAATAGTTTTTATAATGATCTTATGAGGAAGTGGATGAAAAACTTAGAGAAGATTAAAAGAAGAATTATTAAGGAGTTATAA
- a CDS encoding DUF2179 domain-containing protein codes for MPISFFDTWIFTWIILPILIFLSRAADVSLGTMRIIFVSKGQRFFASLLGFFEILIWIVAITKVMQNITNFFYYIVYAGGFATGIYLGIIIEEKLALGLFSIHVFTTNDAKKLLKILRDNNYGVTSRIAQGEKGKINELFIVIRRKNLNPVMKILREYDPSAFISIEDVRFVKGGTFPDLSDKK; via the coding sequence ATGCCTATTTCATTTTTTGATACATGGATTTTTACCTGGATTATATTACCAATTTTAATATTCCTTTCAAGAGCGGCTGACGTATCTCTTGGGACTATGCGAATCATATTTGTCTCAAAAGGACAAAGATTCTTTGCCTCTCTTTTAGGATTTTTTGAAATTTTAATTTGGATTGTTGCAATTACAAAAGTTATGCAGAATATAACCAATTTCTTTTATTATATAGTTTACGCTGGAGGTTTTGCAACAGGAATCTATCTTGGGATAATAATCGAAGAAAAACTTGCTCTTGGACTTTTTAGCATCCACGTTTTTACTACAAACGATGCAAAAAAACTCCTAAAAATCCTTAGAGATAATAACTATGGAGTAACAAGCAGAATTGCTCAAGGTGAAAAAGGAAAAATAAATGAGCTTTTCATTGTAATTAGAAGAAAAAATCTAAATCCTGTAATGAAAATCTTAAGAGAGTATGACCCCAGTGCTTTTATTTCTATTGAGGATGTGCGATTTGTAAAAGGAGGAACTTTTCCTGACCTTTCAGATAAAAAATGA
- a CDS encoding fumarate hydratase yields the protein MFEKKLEEKIIEAIKKAEIEIPKDVISSLEKAKAREKGIAKTQLEAILENIKISLGERIPVCQDTGVMNFYIEAGSNFKYFSELRNSIKEAVKKATKEIPLRPNAVNPFTGENSGDNTGRNLPYIIWDIKEGDECKINFMPKGGGSENMSVLRMLNPEGGIFEAKKFILEHIINIGGKPCPPTILGVGIGGGAEVCLCLAKKALFRKIGERHPEERIAKMEEELIELINKSGVGPMGLGGKTTVLDVHIEYAYRHPGSFPLGIVIQCWANRRSSVRIKNDGSIEVI from the coding sequence ATGTTTGAGAAAAAATTAGAAGAAAAAATAATAGAGGCAATCAAAAAGGCAGAAATAGAAATTCCTAAAGACGTTATAAGTTCCCTGGAAAAAGCTAAGGCAAGGGAGAAAGGAATTGCTAAAACTCAGCTTGAAGCGATTCTTGAAAATATTAAAATATCTCTTGGGGAGAGGATACCAGTTTGTCAAGACACTGGGGTAATGAATTTTTATATAGAAGCCGGAAGTAATTTCAAGTATTTTAGTGAATTAAGAAATTCTATAAAAGAAGCGGTTAAAAAAGCGACGAAAGAAATTCCTTTGCGTCCTAATGCTGTTAACCCTTTTACAGGGGAAAACTCTGGGGATAATACAGGTAGGAACCTTCCTTACATCATTTGGGATATTAAAGAGGGCGATGAGTGCAAAATAAATTTTATGCCCAAAGGTGGAGGTTCAGAAAATATGAGTGTTTTAAGAATGCTTAATCCTGAGGGAGGAATATTTGAAGCTAAAAAATTTATCTTAGAACACATTATAAATATAGGAGGGAAACCTTGTCCTCCAACTATATTGGGTGTTGGGATAGGTGGGGGTGCTGAAGTTTGTCTTTGCCTTGCCAAGAAGGCTCTTTTCCGTAAGATTGGAGAGAGACATCCAGAAGAAAGGATAGCAAAGATGGAAGAAGAGTTAATAGAATTGATAAATAAATCCGGGGTAGGCCCAATGGGTTTAGGAGGCAAAACCACAGTTTTAGATGTTCATATTGAATACGCTTATCGTCATCCGGGTTCTTTTCCTTTAGGAATAGTTATCCAATGTTGGGCAAATAGAAGAAGCTCTGTTAGAATAAAGAATGATGGTTCTATAGAAGTTATATAA
- a CDS encoding TRAP transporter substrate-binding protein yields MKIKNIFSIIFILLTIIGINFGCGKKEKEPSNIINLKLGHSLDINHPVHKAMEFWSDTLKKVTNGRIIIKIYPAGQLGTEKDLIEQLQMGIIDLAKVSSANLEAFVPKMRVLGMPYLFKNRDHKWKILNSDIGKELLNAGLEKNLVGIGFYEAGERSFYTIKRPINTPKDLKNMKIRVIKSPMAIELLECFGASPTPISWAELYTALQQGLVDGAENNPPSFVSARHYEICKYYSLDEHTSPMDVVLASKSKWDNLKEEDKRIIKETFLVSVGFQKKLWNEEEKRNFAKLDSAGVKIIIPDKEPFIKTSSLMYEKYANDEVIGELIKKIKEFQEK; encoded by the coding sequence ATGAAGATAAAAAATATATTCAGTATAATTTTTATTCTTCTTACCATAATAGGAATAAATTTCGGTTGTGGTAAAAAAGAGAAAGAACCATCAAATATAATTAATCTAAAATTAGGGCATTCTCTTGATATAAACCACCCTGTGCATAAGGCGATGGAATTTTGGTCAGATACTTTAAAAAAAGTAACCAATGGAAGAATAATAATAAAAATATATCCTGCAGGACAACTTGGAACAGAAAAAGACTTAATTGAACAATTACAAATGGGAATAATTGATCTTGCAAAAGTCTCCTCCGCGAATCTTGAAGCCTTTGTCCCAAAGATGAGAGTCCTTGGAATGCCTTATCTTTTTAAAAATAGAGACCATAAGTGGAAAATTCTTAATTCTGATATAGGGAAAGAATTATTAAATGCAGGTTTAGAGAAAAATCTAGTTGGAATAGGTTTTTATGAGGCAGGAGAAAGAAGCTTTTACACTATAAAACGCCCAATAAATACTCCAAAAGATTTAAAGAATATGAAAATAAGAGTCATAAAAAGTCCAATGGCTATTGAACTTTTAGAGTGTTTTGGAGCTTCCCCCACACCAATCAGCTGGGCAGAGTTATACACTGCTTTACAACAAGGACTTGTAGATGGGGCTGAAAATAACCCACCTTCATTTGTTTCCGCAAGACATTACGAAATTTGCAAATATTATTCTTTAGATGAACACACATCCCCTATGGATGTAGTTTTAGCAAGTAAATCTAAGTGGGATAACCTAAAAGAAGAAGATAAAAGAATAATAAAGGAGACATTTCTTGTATCTGTAGGATTCCAAAAAAAACTATGGAACGAAGAAGAAAAAAGAAATTTTGCGAAACTTGATTCTGCAGGAGTTAAAATAATAATTCCGGATAAAGAACCTTTCATTAAAACCTCT
- the proB gene encoding glutamate 5-kinase: MNKKYKRIVVKVGSSVITYSSGKLNLTMIDNIVRQLVDLKNRGKEIIVVTSGAIGAGMGELGLDKRPKLITEQQAMAAIGQGLLIGVYNKFLREYGERGAQILLTSSDLEDRTRYLNAFNTLMTLLEYGVIPIVNENDTVATAEIKFGDNDTLSAKVAGLAEADLLINLSDVEGLYKGDFLKKRKKDIIRKVEKITPEIESLAGSKGSEISIGGMVTKIEAAKIAVESGITMVIGPGYRKNVIIDIVNMLENNKKYDIGTTFLPTEDTLSKRKQWLSFNLPICGSLVVDKGAEEAIVKKGKSLLPGGIVEVIGSFPSGSLVKILNEEGKEIGRGLVDYSSSEIEKIKRHHSSEIFSILGYVNQEEVIHRRNLVIGV; the protein is encoded by the coding sequence ATGAATAAAAAATATAAAAGAATCGTTGTAAAAGTCGGAAGTTCTGTAATAACTTATTCCTCAGGAAAGCTAAACCTTACGATGATTGACAACATTGTAAGGCAACTTGTGGATCTTAAAAATCGTGGTAAGGAGATTATCGTTGTAACTTCAGGAGCGATTGGAGCTGGAATGGGTGAGTTAGGTCTTGATAAAAGACCGAAATTAATAACAGAACAACAAGCAATGGCAGCCATTGGGCAGGGGCTTCTTATAGGAGTATATAATAAATTTTTGAGAGAGTATGGAGAAAGAGGAGCACAAATTTTATTGACTTCAAGTGATCTTGAAGACAGAACTCGCTATTTAAATGCCTTTAACACATTAATGACTCTTCTTGAATATGGAGTTATCCCTATCGTAAATGAAAATGATACGGTTGCAACAGCTGAAATTAAATTTGGAGATAATGACACTCTATCCGCAAAAGTGGCTGGACTTGCAGAAGCTGATCTTTTAATAAACCTAAGTGATGTTGAAGGACTTTATAAGGGAGACTTTTTAAAAAAGAGAAAAAAAGACATTATTCGGAAAGTTGAAAAAATTACTCCAGAAATTGAAAGTTTAGCAGGAAGTAAAGGAAGCGAAATAAGCATAGGAGGAATGGTAACAAAGATCGAAGCTGCAAAGATTGCTGTAGAATCTGGAATAACAATGGTAATTGGTCCTGGTTATAGAAAAAACGTAATTATAGACATCGTTAATATGCTTGAAAATAATAAAAAATATGATATTGGAACAACATTTTTACCTACAGAAGATACTCTTTCTAAGAGAAAGCAATGGCTTAGCTTCAATCTCCCAATTTGTGGGAGTTTGGTTGTAGATAAAGGTGCTGAAGAAGCAATTGTAAAAAAAGGAAAAAGTCTTCTACCTGGAGGAATTGTGGAAGTAATTGGAAGTTTTCCTTCGGGAAGTTTAGTAAAGATATTAAATGAGGAAGGAAAAGAAATTGGAAGAGGTCTTGTTGATTATTCAAGCTCGGAAATAGAGAAAATCAAAAGGCATCACTCAAGTGAAATATTCTCTATCTTAGGTTACGTAAATCAGGAAGAAGTAATCCACCGAAGAAATTTAGTAATAGGAGTTTAA